In one Silene latifolia isolate original U9 population chromosome 10, ASM4854445v1, whole genome shotgun sequence genomic region, the following are encoded:
- the LOC141606270 gene encoding DNA polymerase lambda, translating into MAPKSEIPKKTKKKKISSPVPSDGMFSGMHVFFVNSHVQARRLQIWKQRLEQMGAKIEGYLSKRVTHVFAINWDSLQQHNIDSQRLSTFKGKILLYQWIEDSLRLGTKVSEDLYVLKEEPDGGERSHKCGELPNLAPENSIGANEAQHNKTFKSSPQNSTGSTRSSSESGRYSGAESRRNATNDQRQKESITSSSDVTSSVVTDASGKSGSELPYNPPDLNKNITDIFKKLIDIYRALGEDRRSFSYYKAIPVIEKLPFKIESADQVKHLPAIGRSLSDHIQEIISTGKLSKLEHFEHDEKVKTISLFGDVWGIGPATALKLYEKGHRTLEDLENEPSLTKAQKLGLKYFNDIKTRIPRHEVAEMEKLLKNVGDEILPGVVIVCGGSYRRGKSSCGDMDIVITHPDGQSHKGFLAKFVKHLKDMNFVREDLVFSSHSEEGTDSGVDTYFGLCTYSGRELRHRIDLKVYPKNIYPFGLIHWTGNDTLNRRLRILAESKGFRLDDTGLFPATPGSGSKRGARGLASLHFNTEKEVFEFLGFPWLEPHERNL; encoded by the exons ATGGCGCCTAAGTCAGAAATACCcaagaagacgaagaagaagaagatatcTTCTCCAGTTCCTTCAGATGGCATGTTTTCTGGAATGCATGTCTTCTTTGTTAATTCCCACGTGCAAGCTCGCAGATTGCAG attTGGAAGCAAAGGTTGGAGCAGATGGGTGCTAAAATTGAAGGGTATTTATCAAAGAGAGTCACCCACGTTTTTGCTATCAATTGGGATTCCCTTCAACAACATAATATTGATTCTCAGCGCTTATCTACCTTTAAAGGG AAAATTCTTCTGTACCAGTGGATAGAAGATAGTCTGAGACTGGGGACAAAGGTATCCGAGGATTTGTACGTTCTAAAAGAAGAGCCTGATGGTGGAGAACGCTCCCACAAGTGCGGAGAATTACCTAATCTTGCTCCCGAAAACTCTATAGGTGCCAATGAAGCTCAACATAATAAAACGTTTAAATCATCTCCTCAAAATTCCACAGGTTCAACTAGATCTTCCTCGGAAAGTGGCAGATATTCCGGTGCTGAGAGTAGAAGAAATGCAACAAATGACCAACGGCAAAAAGAATCTATCACGTCTAGTTCGGATGTTACCAGTTCCGTTGTCACCGATGCTTCTGGTAAAAGC GGAAGTGAATTGCCATACAATCCTCCTGACTTGAATAAGAACATTACTgatatcttcaagaagctcataGATATATATAGAG CACTAGGTGAAGATCGACGGTCATTTAGCTATTACAAGGCTATACCTGTGATTGAGAAGCTGCCTTTTAAAATTGAAAGTGCTGATCAGGTCAAGCATCTTCCTGCAATTGGCAGGTCATTAAGTGATCAT ATACAGGAGATAATCTCAACTGGAAAATTATCAAAACTGGAACACTTTGAGCATGATGAAAAG GTGAAAACAATCTCTTTGTTTGGGGATGTTTGGGGAATTGGTCCCGCTACTGCTCTGAAACTATATGAAAAAGGACATCGTACGCTGGAAGATTTGGAAAATGAGCCATCACTGACCAAAGCTCAGAAGTTGGGGTTAAAATATTTTAATGATATCAAGACAAGAATTCCACGACATGAG GTTGCAGAGATGGAGAAGTTACTGAAAAATGTTGGAGACGAAATTTTGCCTGGA GTGGTGATTGTGTGTGGTGGATCCTATAGGCGTGGAAAATCATCATGCGGAGATATGGATATTGTAATTACTCATCCTGATGGCCAGAG TCACAAAGGCTTTCTAGCAAAGTTCGTCAAGCATTTGAAGGACATGAATTTTGTAAGGGAAGATTTGGTCTTCAGTAGTCATAGCGAGGAG GGCACTGATTCCGGGGTAGACACATATTTTGGACTCTGCACATATTCTGGGCGAGAGCTACGCCACCGTATAGATTTAAAG GTGTACCCGAAAAATATATACCCATTTGGACTGATACATTGGACAGGCAATGATACATTAAATAGAAG GTTGAGAATATTAGCAGAATCGAAAGGGTTTCGACTAGATGATACGGGGCTGTTTCCTGCTACGCCGGGGTCAGGCAGTAAGCGA GGCGCAAGAGGATTGGCAAGCTTGCACTTTAATACAGAAAAAGAAGTGTTTGAATTCCTTGGATTCCCATGGCTAGAACCACATGAGAGAAATCTTTGA